From the Chlamydia ibidis 10-1398/6 genome, the window CTATGGCAAGATGGAATTTGGGTCATGTACTCCGAGCTTCTTTGGGAATCTATAACGATAAAGAGGATATAGACATCTTTGTAACAGTTCTTCAAAAAGCTATCGATCAGATACGATAGACCTATTCTAATGCTTGATGCTTCAAATGAAATTGTTTCAAGCGATCATTAAGCCAAAATTTTATATAGCTTAAGCTGTTGCGTGTAATTTGAGGAAGGATAAGATTGTCGGACTTCATGTCTAGGCGATAGATATTATGTCGTTTGTTCTTAAAATTTAATGTATTTCCCAGAACAAAAGAGTAGGGATAGTGTTTCTGCACAAGATTATCGCTTGACGTATCATGTTTCCCAAAGGGATAGAAAAATGCTATTGGGGATACTCCTATTTGGTTTTCTATATAGTGTTTAGAGAGAAATACTTCTGTAGTGAGATATGGAGGAGACTGGTGTAGGTTGCGGATAGCAAATCCTGAGGAAGCTAAGCGAATATAAGGAGAGTGGCTTAGGGTAATGAGTTCTTCTCTCGAACAGAAAGGCTGGTATTTTGTGAATACTTCATCCTGGAATGCTAGGGTTTCCATAGGCACACAACGAAATTCTAAAGGCAAATCTTGAGCTGCATCTTGA encodes:
- a CDS encoding polysaccharide deacetylase family protein — translated: MLIVLAFRRLFFSKPPGFLNNLLRYFLLLKQQYPIVFPGDPIQGTALMLTFDFASVDFYTHVFPFLERHKIPAIVGVASRYVSQDAAQDLPLEFRCVPMETLAFQDEVFTKYQPFCSREELITLSHSPYIRLASSGFAIRNLHQSPPYLTTEVFLSKHYIENQIGVSPIAFFYPFGKHDTSSDNLVQKHYPYSFVLGNTLNFKNKRHNIYRLDMKSDNLILPQITRNSLSYIKFWLNDRLKQFHLKHQALE